The nucleotide window cccctaccGAAATATGTGTTTTGACTGTTCTCTATTTCCGATTATATTGCAAAATCTGCAACCGGTGATGAACACATAAATCAAATTACagattttttttccaattttggTTTCGTTTGCCATGCTTGTATTTGCAGGGAACTTTTGGACTCCATGCAAGCAGGAAATTTGAAGCCAGAACTTGCATTTCTCAATGCATCTCTTGTGAGTTTTTTCAACTAAACTACTTTTACGTTACTATTGATCACTGCTTAACTTCCGTCTTCCAATTTACTCTTCTTTTGTTTGCTTTCCGTGAGACAGATCCCTGATGTCTTCCCTGTTCTAGCAGCTGCCCACAAGGCGCTTATATCCAAAGAACGGGAGTCTCTTACAACTAGGACTCTTCATTCCGAGTTAGTCTACAACTATTCAGGATCTAAGCATGTAATACAATAGCCATATTACAGAATTTTTCCCAACACTGCTCACAATGAATGATTTAGATGATCGTCTGATCCAGTTTTCTGGTTTGTAGATTACAGAATCTTTGAAGAGGTGCGGAATTTCTGATGGTTGTACCTATATTCTTGCTGCGTGCTTCAATGCGTCTTTAGATGAGGTAAGCCAATATCTATTAATGAATGAGTAGCAGCGCTGAAACCTTCAGGCTTCAGCATTATTGACCTTAAATATGGAATATACGTAGATGAAAGCCATTCGAGAAACTGTCAAGGGTAAGGAGATTGATTTGAATGAGTTGGCGGGGAGAGCAAATCAAGCCCAAATACAAAAGGTTGGCCTCTTGACGCTTAAGTCGATCACTTGTTTACCTTTAGATGTTTTTATTGACTAGCGTTTGGTCGAccttttttgttatatattggCAGCACTACAAAATTCCCTCCCCAGAATTGGCTGTTGGCTCAATTCCAGATGCTATTACATGTCGAATTGCTGCTCGTGATGCTTTGTAAATCAAAAGAACACATTTTGTGCGGTAGATTTCTATTTTCGAATTTTTTTCTCGATCAATTTTGAGATTTTGAATAGCGTTAATGTTAATGAATTAGAATGAGTTTTACTTGTTTGTTTTTCCTGATTTTCAATTTAGAGGACATCAATGTTTGATAGGATATTCCGGGCTAAATTATCTTTGCCCAGCAAAAACCCATGTAATCCATCGTTAACGCTCAAGTCTTATAATATCTAGTGACAATCTTACATAGGGGAATTTGTTTACTTTCATCAAGGCTAGGAAGAGAATCTAGGTGAGAATCGAATCTGTGACTTTGTTTGTGCAAAGCGGTACTTGCTCCAACTGAAACAATACCTAATTCTGACATTCTGAACAATGCTATGTTTCAACACAAAATTATTATATGAGACGGTCGCATAGAGAGATGCGCCCTATACATAGGTTAAATTACTCATTtaatacatattatgagaatataaactTTCTTTTTAAGGTTGCCACATCGAGAGACggtctcacaagagtagctcatGTTTCAATTTCTTAGTATTACCATATTTTGAGCCCAAGttctcataatttttaatataatgtcCCTATGATTATCAAAACTTGCCCCTGATTCGGTTACATTTTTCATATGATCTCCTCTTACAATTTGTTGAATGTCTGTTTTCGATCTTAGAATTGTAGTTCGTAGGGTAACTCGTTTGTTTTAATAACaactatcatatttttttatctaaaatgaATTTGTTGGAAGGGAATATCACAATTGAGAAAGAACTTAATATATTTCTCAAAGGTACAGTCTAGTTAAATATTCTCATGTGTATATATCACCAATTAAACAAACAAGAAATAATACAAATCtttatttaaaaagtaataCAAAGCAATgccttcaaaaaaaaaagtaatacaaagcaatacaaaccaaggcCAAGAAGAAACATAGCAAAGCAATACAATTCTAGGCTTATAGTAGATAATTAGATACATACATAAATGATAAATCTTAGTTGGAGGGAGGAGGAGAGACAAAAGGGATGGATGGAAAAGAGGTAGGAAGAGGAATAG belongs to Amaranthus tricolor cultivar Red isolate AtriRed21 chromosome 17, ASM2621246v1, whole genome shotgun sequence and includes:
- the LOC130803476 gene encoding uncharacterized protein LOC130803476 produces the protein MKVFQVQNHTICLSLFIDVTNSKELLDSMQAGNLKPELAFLNASLIPDVFPVLAAAHKALISKERESLTTRTLHSELVYNYSGSKHITESLKRCGISDGCTYILAACFNASLDEMKAIRETVKGKEIDLNELAGRANQAQIQKHYKIPSPELAVGSIPDAITCRIAARDAL